From a region of the Falco cherrug isolate bFalChe1 chromosome 9, bFalChe1.pri, whole genome shotgun sequence genome:
- the TMEM26 gene encoding transmembrane protein 26 yields MELMVLLNALVTRLLFVLHSLIGVWRVTAVKKEPKYWLLALLNLLLCLETGLTLKFKQGRGYKWFSPAIFLYLICTVPSLWLLEIHHGTQYCGNEPGAVQVNVSNQDFNESRDSSHGSEGTDHHIIQTAKVLVNQLSTICETVWTLALHQTFLLLLVVGRWLLPIGMEITRDQLSQLLLMFVGTAADILEFASETLDIEDVRKNYALINAILAVWTWSMLQFPLDLAVQHIGCKPTASTKRIPSLLLCRYSAELWNIGVSLFIQDGPFFIVRSILMGHFRIFNQMLVFFTAKNILVVTLQLYRLAVITLDFRATILQKSRKGEVTCCPCKPYEASTHAAADQDTEMKEFVAFPPKEESQALA; encoded by the exons ATGGAGCTGATGGTGCTGCTCAATGCTCTGGTTACTCGCCTGCTCTTTGTGTTGCACTCTCTCATCGGGGTCTGGAGAGTGACTGCAGTGAAGAAAGAACCCAAGTACTGGCTACTGGCACTGCTCAATCTTCTCCTGTGCCTGGAAACAGGGCTCACCCTCAAGTTTAAGCAAGGCAGAGGCTACAAATG gttttcaccagcaatatttttatatctgaTTTGCACAGTACCATCACTATGGCTACTAGAAATTCATCATGGGACTCAG TACTGTGGTAATGAGCCTGGAGCAGTTCAGGTGAATGTCAGCAACCAAGACTTCAATGAATCCAGAGACAGCAGTCATGGAAGTGAGGGAACAGATCACCACATCATTCAAACG GCTAAAGTCCTTGTGAATCAGCTTTCCACAATCTGTGAGACTGTATGGACACTGGCCCTCCACCAGACTTTTCTGCTGCTACTCGTAGTTGGGAGATGGCTTCTCCCCATTGGAATGGAAATCACCCGGGATCAATtgtctcagctgcttctcatgtTTGTGGGAACAGCAGCAGATATACTTGAATTTGCTAGTGAAACCTTGGACATCGAAGATGTTCG GAAGAATTATGCTCTCATAAATGCAATTCTTGCTGTATGGACCTGGAGTATGTTACAGTTTCCACTTGATCTTGCAG TACAGCATATTGGCTGCAAACCAACTGCATCAACTAAGCGgatccccagcctgctgctgtgcagatACAGTGCGGAACTGTGGAACATCGGAGTCAGCCTTTTCATACAGGACGGCCCCTTCTTCATCGTGCGTTCAATCCTGATGGGACATTTCAGAATATTCAACCAGATGCTGGTGTTTTTTACAGCTAAGAATATTTTAGTTGTGACTCTACAATTGTATCGTCTGGCAGTGATAACGTTAGACTTCCGTGCTACCATTCTGCAGAAGAGCCGGAAAGGAGAAGTCACCTGTTGCCCGTGCAAGCCTTACGAAGCTAGTactcatgctgctgctgaccaagatactgaaatgaaagaatttgTTGCCTTTCCTCCAAAAGAGGAATCCCAAGCTCTAGCATAA